The genomic window TTTCAAAATCTTTAAACGCACCTTCCACCGATTTGCTTACCAGTAAGCCAATCAGTTCGCTTCTTTTCTGAATCAGCTCCCAGAATACTTTTTCCTCACTGAGTTCTTTCTTTATAGCTTGAAATTCATGCAGTAACAATTCATAAATTTCCCCTGAAACCGTAAAAGCGGGATGCTGAAAATAATAAGAGGAGGAAAATCGTAAGGCAGGAAGAAAACTTTCATACCACTCTCTGCTGATCATCAACTGATAGCCAATCGTTTCTTTTTCAATTGTCCATTGATGAACCTGATCCGGAAACACCAAATGAATCTGATGATTATCGACCTGATATTCAACAAAATCGATACTATGAACTCCTTTTCCTTTTTCGAAAAGATTAATGATAAAAAAATCGTGTTTATGAGGCTCATCGATCCGTCTTTCACCACTGAGTTCATTGAACAACAGATCACAACCTTTTGATTGTTTCTCTGCAAATTCATGAATACCGAGAATAGGAAAATAATCTGATTGACTCATACCTCTGATTTTCTCCTAAAGTAATTAAATTTTATGAAAGAAAATCAGTCAGCTCTAAATTTTAATCGGCTAAGATTCCAGGATGTTCACAATTTCTTTAAAACCTAGAGATTTTGCATGTTGCAAAGGTGTTATTCCTTCCTTATCCGGAATATTCAGATCAGCTCCGTTATCTTTTAAAATCTGAACAATTTCCTGATGTTTTTGACCTCCGTTTCCAAGAATTACGGCTTCCATCAAGGCAGTCCAGCCCAATCTGTTAACGTGATTCACAGGAAAACCTTTCGCTTTCACCAAAACTTTCACCGTTTCTACATGACCACGCTCACAGGCCGGAATCAGAGCCGTTCCATTATATCGGTTGAAAATATCAAATCTTGCCCCGTTTTCAAGAAACAGCCTCACCAATCCGGTTTGACCGCTTGCTCCGGCATACAAGAAAGCAGAATCGGATCTTTCGTCCTGAAGATTCACATCAGCTTTAAAAGAAACCAGAAGCTTTGCCATTTCTGTCTGCTTATCAATCGTTGCTAGTAACAATAACGAACGTCCGTTTCTATCCTGGGTATTAACATTCGCACCTTTTTCCAACGCAGATTTTACCGCTGCAATATCATTTTTCTTGACAAGGGCTATAATATCTTTTTGCTGCATGACATTTTCGTTTTGAGGAGCAACCGATTGTGTTCCGCAAGCATTCAAACTTCCGAAGAAAAAAAGAAACAACCAACTTTTCATAATTCCTATTTTAAGTTAAAACACTACATTTCCCTGATGAATCAACGATTCCACATTCGAAATTCTTGAAACCGCTTCTGCAGAACAGCTTGCATCCAGGAAAACCAAATCTGCCTGGTCGCCCACTTTTGGCCATTGCTGAATTCCTTTATCATCTAACGGTAAAATATTAGCTGTTGCCAATTTTAAACTCCTTGATAATAAAAATTCTGTAGACTGACCATATAGTTGAGCCATTAAATTTGCTTTTTGCAGCACGCTTCCGGTTCCGAAAGTATTCCAATGATCAACAATACTGTCATTCCCTGTTAATACTTTCACATGATGCTTATACAAGGTCGGAATCGGCATGATTAAACTGCCAAAAGGAATCGTGGAAACAATCCCGATTTCAGCATTGCCTAATTTTTCGGCAACTTCTTCCTGTTTTGCCTTTTCCAGTTTCCCTAAAACAAAACAATGGCTTAAGTAGGTTTTTCCTTTCAAAGAAGGATTTTCATTGACTTTTTGAATCAAGTATTCAACCGTTTTCAAACCGGATTCACCACTTTCATGAAGATGAATATCAATTCCTTTTTTGTTATCCAGAGCCAATTGAACTGTAAAATCAATCGTTTTTTCTATCGCTCCGTCAATCGTAAACGGATCTACCCCGCCGATAAAGTCAATATCCATTTTCGCAGCTTCCTTCAGATAAGGAACCGAATCTGTATAAAAAACGCCATGTTGTGGAAAGGCCACCAATTCTGCTCCAAAAGTCTTCTTTTTGTTGTCTAAAGCCTTCTGTAGATTTTTTAAAGATTGTAATTTGGAAGTAGGTTCAATATTCACGTGACTTCTCGCAAAAGATGTTCCTTTCGATTGCAGCAGTTCGATCATTTTCTCTGCCTTGAAAGTAGAATTTTTCAGCAGTCCGGGCATCATCTGCTGTTCAAGAGCAATCATTCCTTTTACACCACCTGTTCTTCTTCTCACCGCTTGCCATTGATCTCCGTAAAAGGTTTTATCCAAATGAATATGCATATCTTTAAACGCCGGAAGCATTAAAAATCCTTTGGCATCAATCGCTTTTGCATTCGGCTGATTCGGAGAAATCCTTGTAATTTTCCCGTTTTCGGTTTCAAGATAAAACAAATCGGTTTTCGTGGCAACCACTTCCCCATCTTCATATTCAAAACCTGTTTCAAGGCGAACATTTTTTAAGGCCAATTTCCCTTTTGGAGAAACCGTTGTATCATTAAAAATTGAAGTTGCTCCCATCATGTTTGAAGTTAAAGCCAGTCCTGCCATCGCTAATGCTGAGTTTTTAAGAAAATCTTTACGGGATATGCTGCTTGAAGTGTTCATTTCCAAATTATTTAAAACAAATGTAGAAAGAATGAATTTCCTGAATGAGTATAGATTATTACAATGTTTGTATGATTTATTTAATACAAACTAAATATTTTTCGGAACGACCTGAAGCTAACTTTGAGATTAATGGGAAAAGCAGTTATCATCATGTCGTTTCGACGAAGGAGAAATCTATTGTTAAACAGATTCTTCACTTCACTTTGTTCCGTTCAGAATGACAGAAACACCATTCTTTAAAATAGTAACACATTGTATTTAGGATCTAAAAAAGGATGAAGTAAAACTTCATCCTTTTAATTTATATCTTAATTTGAATATTCAAATTTTCTGACCGCTTCCAGTGTCATATCAATTTCTCTGTCTTTAATCGCATCACTGATGAAATACGTCTCATAACCGCTTGGCGGAAGATAAATCCCATTTTGCAACAATTGATGGAAGAAATTATTGAACAATGAATGATTCGCATTCTGAGCTTCATCAAAATTAGAAACTCGGTTGATGTGGAAGAAAAC from Chryseobacterium camelliae includes these protein-coding regions:
- a CDS encoding ankyrin repeat domain-containing protein, with the protein product MKSWLFLFFFGSLNACGTQSVAPQNENVMQQKDIIALVKKNDIAAVKSALEKGANVNTQDRNGRSLLLLATIDKQTEMAKLLVSFKADVNLQDERSDSAFLYAGASGQTGLVRLFLENGARFDIFNRYNGTALIPACERGHVETVKVLVKAKGFPVNHVNRLGWTALMEAVILGNGGQKHQEIVQILKDNGADLNIPDKEGITPLQHAKSLGFKEIVNILES
- a CDS encoding helix-turn-helix domain-containing protein, which gives rise to MSQSDYFPILGIHEFAEKQSKGCDLLFNELSGERRIDEPHKHDFFIINLFEKGKGVHSIDFVEYQVDNHQIHLVFPDQVHQWTIEKETIGYQLMISREWYESFLPALRFSSSYYFQHPAFTVSGEIYELLLHEFQAIKKELSEEKVFWELIQKRSELIGLLVSKSVEGAFKDFEIYNSNPIISKFLNLINEDFKTERSVSFYADKLNISANYLNIVCKKSLNTSASSLIQDRILLEAKRLLKVSEMSVKDIVYELGFYDHASFSKFFKVQTGMTPSQFKE
- a CDS encoding amidohydrolase — encoded protein: MNTSSSISRKDFLKNSALAMAGLALTSNMMGATSIFNDTTVSPKGKLALKNVRLETGFEYEDGEVVATKTDLFYLETENGKITRISPNQPNAKAIDAKGFLMLPAFKDMHIHLDKTFYGDQWQAVRRRTGGVKGMIALEQQMMPGLLKNSTFKAEKMIELLQSKGTSFARSHVNIEPTSKLQSLKNLQKALDNKKKTFGAELVAFPQHGVFYTDSVPYLKEAAKMDIDFIGGVDPFTIDGAIEKTIDFTVQLALDNKKGIDIHLHESGESGLKTVEYLIQKVNENPSLKGKTYLSHCFVLGKLEKAKQEEVAEKLGNAEIGIVSTIPFGSLIMPIPTLYKHHVKVLTGNDSIVDHWNTFGTGSVLQKANLMAQLYGQSTEFLLSRSLKLATANILPLDDKGIQQWPKVGDQADLVFLDASCSAEAVSRISNVESLIHQGNVVF